In Triticum aestivum cultivar Chinese Spring chromosome 5B, IWGSC CS RefSeq v2.1, whole genome shotgun sequence, the following proteins share a genomic window:
- the LOC123111126 gene encoding transcription factor E2FA isoform X1 translates to MAAAAGGTSSEGAARVLLQRYQPFGSPPGEYHHFGPADGGGSADMTEAVVLRTPLKRKHNREDNEVAESNDWMMSPGYANAANSPIPTPPSGKGSKMSAKPKAAKGQKSCPQTPLFSGSPGNPATPVGGCRYDSSLGLLTKKFLNLLKGAPGGMVDLNNAAETLEVQKRRIYDITNVLEGIGLIEKKLKNNIRWKGIDDSRPGEVSDDMSILQGDIEALTLQEHSLDGQISEMRDKLRELTEDENNQKWLYVTEDDIKSLPCFQNQTLIAIKAPHGTTLEVPDPDEVNDYPQRRYRIVLRSTMGPIDVYLVSQFEEMSGMETPPRPAQTISMDYLENPRTPLATGSNKDVEMENVQQGLIMPPDAPTTHDIGGMMKIVPSELDTDADYWLLSDTGVSITDMWKTAPDVEWEGIDINAEDFLEVGTPRQQEQPPSEMVDHPSCIS, encoded by the exons ATGGCGGCCGCCGCCGGCGGAACCAGCAGCGAGGGCGCGGCGCGCGTGCTGCTGCAGCGTTACCAGCCGTTCGGGTCGCCGCCTGGCGAGTACCACCATTTCGGCCCggccgacggcggcggcagcgccgACATGACGGAGGCCGTCGTCCTCAGGACGCCA TTAAAGCGGAAACACAACAGAGAAGACAATGAGGTAGCTGAATCAAATGATTGGATGATGAGCCCTGGATATGCTAACGCAGCAAACAGTCCAATTCCTACACCACCTTCGGGAAAAGGTTCTAAAATGTCCGCCAAGCCTAAAGCTGCAAAAGGCCAGAAATCTTGTCCTCAGACCCCTTTGTTTTCCG GTTCTCCGGGCAATCCAGCTACTCCTGTTGGTGGCTGCCGTTATGATAGCTCCCTAG GGTTATTGACAAAAAAGTTCCTGAACTTGCTAAAGGGTGCACCTGGTGGCATGGTTGATTTGAATAATGCTGCAGAAACGCTAGAG GTACAAAAAAGACGTATATATGACATTACTAATGTCCTCGAAGGGATAGGGCTGATAGAAAAGAAGCTTAAGAACAACATTCGTTGGAA AGGAATCGATGACTCTCGACCAGGTGAAGTTAGCGATGATATGTCCATTTTACAG GGAGATATTGAAGCCCTCACACTGCAAGAGCATAGCTTAGACGGACAAATAAG TGAAATGCGAGACAAGTTAAGAGAGCTCACTGAAGACGAAAATAACCAAAA ATGGCTGTATGTCACAGAAGATGATATCAAGTCTTTGCCATGCTTTCAG AATCAGACACTAATCGCAATAAAAGCACCTCATGGTACAACGCTTGAAGTCCCAGATCCTGATGAG GTGAATGATTATCCTCAAAGGAGATATAGGATTGTTCTAAGAAGCACTATGGGTCCGATAGATGTGTACCTAGTTAG TCAATTTGAGGAGATGAGTGGCATGGAGACTCCTCCAAGGCCTGCACAAACAATAAGCATGGATTATCTAGAGAATCCTAGGACACCACTCGCTACAGGATCTAACAAAGATGTGGAGATGGAGAATGTTCAACAAGGGCTGATAATGCCCCCTGACGCTCCTACTACACATGATATTGGAGGGATGATGAAGATTGTCCCTTCTGAACTTGAT ACTGATGCGGATTACTGGCTCTTATCAGACACAGGGGTTAGCATTACTGACATGTGGAAGACAGCAC CAGATGTGGAGTGGGAAGGAATCGACATCAACGCCGAGGATTTCCTGGAAGTTGGCACACCTCGGCAGCAAGAGCAGCCGCCCTCTGAAATGGTGGATCACCCCTCGTGCATTAGCTGA
- the LOC123111126 gene encoding transcription factor E2FA isoform X2 encodes MMSPGYANAANSPIPTPPSGKGSKMSAKPKAAKGQKSCPQTPLFSGSPGNPATPVGGCRYDSSLGLLTKKFLNLLKGAPGGMVDLNNAAETLEVQKRRIYDITNVLEGIGLIEKKLKNNIRWKGIDDSRPGEVSDDMSILQGDIEALTLQEHSLDGQISEMRDKLRELTEDENNQKWLYVTEDDIKSLPCFQNQTLIAIKAPHGTTLEVPDPDEVNDYPQRRYRIVLRSTMGPIDVYLVSQFEEMSGMETPPRPAQTISMDYLENPRTPLATGSNKDVEMENVQQGLIMPPDAPTTHDIGGMMKIVPSELDTDADYWLLSDTGVSITDMWKTAPDVEWEGIDINAEDFLEVGTPRQQEQPPSEMVDHPSCIS; translated from the exons ATGATGAGCCCTGGATATGCTAACGCAGCAAACAGTCCAATTCCTACACCACCTTCGGGAAAAGGTTCTAAAATGTCCGCCAAGCCTAAAGCTGCAAAAGGCCAGAAATCTTGTCCTCAGACCCCTTTGTTTTCCG GTTCTCCGGGCAATCCAGCTACTCCTGTTGGTGGCTGCCGTTATGATAGCTCCCTAG GGTTATTGACAAAAAAGTTCCTGAACTTGCTAAAGGGTGCACCTGGTGGCATGGTTGATTTGAATAATGCTGCAGAAACGCTAGAG GTACAAAAAAGACGTATATATGACATTACTAATGTCCTCGAAGGGATAGGGCTGATAGAAAAGAAGCTTAAGAACAACATTCGTTGGAA AGGAATCGATGACTCTCGACCAGGTGAAGTTAGCGATGATATGTCCATTTTACAG GGAGATATTGAAGCCCTCACACTGCAAGAGCATAGCTTAGACGGACAAATAAG TGAAATGCGAGACAAGTTAAGAGAGCTCACTGAAGACGAAAATAACCAAAA ATGGCTGTATGTCACAGAAGATGATATCAAGTCTTTGCCATGCTTTCAG AATCAGACACTAATCGCAATAAAAGCACCTCATGGTACAACGCTTGAAGTCCCAGATCCTGATGAG GTGAATGATTATCCTCAAAGGAGATATAGGATTGTTCTAAGAAGCACTATGGGTCCGATAGATGTGTACCTAGTTAG TCAATTTGAGGAGATGAGTGGCATGGAGACTCCTCCAAGGCCTGCACAAACAATAAGCATGGATTATCTAGAGAATCCTAGGACACCACTCGCTACAGGATCTAACAAAGATGTGGAGATGGAGAATGTTCAACAAGGGCTGATAATGCCCCCTGACGCTCCTACTACACATGATATTGGAGGGATGATGAAGATTGTCCCTTCTGAACTTGAT ACTGATGCGGATTACTGGCTCTTATCAGACACAGGGGTTAGCATTACTGACATGTGGAAGACAGCAC CAGATGTGGAGTGGGAAGGAATCGACATCAACGCCGAGGATTTCCTGGAAGTTGGCACACCTCGGCAGCAAGAGCAGCCGCCCTCTGAAATGGTGGATCACCCCTCGTGCATTAGCTGA